AGCGTTCGTTATATAACCCCCTCAGATATAATCAATTGCTTCGATTTGGGAATTGGGGAGACACCACAGGAAATATCATATAATTCCCCTTCTTTCTTGGATtatttgctctttttttggcaaattgcaGATCGATACGGCGCGCGTTTcgtttgggttttttgtttttttcggatCGATTTCGTTGAAAATGAAGAATTAAAACAGATGATCGGCAGAAGGGAACAACAAACACCGTGAAAATTTCGTTCGATTTGCGGTTACGGGATTCGGATTCTGCCCAATTTAatttctattttctatttggCTATTTGCTAATTCGTTGATCGTTCGCGCTGGCCGCTGATCGTTCGCGATATGTTTGCCTTCGATGTATGCTACTAAGTGAGgagccagccagagccagagccagagcgatGCAGACAGAGGAAATTATTGTTAGCCAAAATCGAGAGCCGAATCGAAATGGCCAAGATACAGATTTATCTGCATTCGTGTGGGTTGCGGGGAGATACAGatctcagagagagagagaaagagatctCCTGAATGGGAGAGTGGTCGAAAGTGGGCGAAAGTGGTGGAAAGTGGGGGGAAAGTGGGTGGAAAGTGGGCAAGTGGCGGCTGCTAATGATGCTGCTGACTCTTAGGGttaccgtaccgtaccgtaccctTCCTCTGGCTATGCTCCTGGCCCACTTCTGGCATTGTTTACACCTTCGATTCTTGTGATTTGTGGGCGCACCTTGaaatgctgccactgcctaTACATATCTGCTACAGTtgctcactcactcactcacggCAGCCGATCTCAAGGTGTCTGTCTATACctattatgtatatatatatacatgtatatgcatatacctatatagatagatatgtAGGTATATATACTTCTACGTGTATATCTTCGTATATTCGTATATGTTTGGATGCCTGGCATATTTCTGCGCTGCCCCCAGATCTTTATAGATTGCTGAGCAATACTTTGGGGCTGGGTCGCTGATGACTGTCTTTTACCTATAGATATGATGGTATTTATTGTTATGGCGATCTGTCATGCCAGATCCATCTACttaaccatccatccatccatctatccaacGCATCTGTCCCTCCCATCCTATCACATAGATCTTGCGGATTTAGTCTGTGACTCAAGGGTGACTGCGCGGACTACCCATCGCTAGATTGGCTAAAATTAAACGTCTGTCATCTTGGCCCAACTAACAAATCTGTTTTTAAACGTATTCTCACAGGTGTACGACACAAGTTGGCTCATTAAAATTATTAGCAAACTTGTAACTCATCTGTCtgctcgtacatacatatcataTGGGGATATACCATATACCACATCcacatacaatatgtatgtgcatacgAGTGTCTTCAATTATTTTGGCATAATGTTTGAATACTCATACGGGTATAGTATAttcgatacgatacgatgtGCTAGCCCCTCGTTAGCCACACAACAAATTCGCTTTGATGGCCGTCACACGTCACAGATAAAATAACAAAGGAATGGTATATGGTATGGCTATGACTATGGGATGTACACATTGTACATATCTTATAGGGATgctattttgttgctgtttaaATGATATATCTGCCACGATCCATCTTTTCGGCGTATGAAAATGGATTGGGTGCCTTTCAAAATGTTTGTTCGAAGATTTCCGGAAGATATTAAggaaatttataaaatttaaatcTAAAAATATCTTTGATTAATTTCTGCTATCTGCTATATCTGATTCCAATAGAAGTCAGTGCTACAAGGGTGCTATAAGATACTACTTATAAAACCAATCAAACGCGCTAGGATCTATGTATGTTACGGAATGGATTcgaaaaaaataatgataatggtctggaaaattgaaaatttgcaTCATAGAGGCCCTTGAGGAGTATCGAAAatgatatacgagtatatagtcGAACAATTTTGATTCTCGGAAAGATTCTCATGTGATTCTGAATCCCAAACATTCGTGAAAGATTCACACAAAACCGAATCATTTTCCTATTAGTCAGACACGGAATCACAGACAAAGAATATTATGACACAGATCTACgaaggaatatatatataatatataacaTCACACATAGGAAAACGGCAAGGAagtgggggcgggggagaTTCCCACGCACCTTCAATGCCCAGATAGGGGCGTGGCGAGACATTATCGAACGATCGATTTACATTGAAATCCCGCACGGATGGCTGTCGGGACGGCTCCGACTCGTCCTCGCTGGCCGCCAGCGATCTGAACTTGCTAGAGTCTACTGAAAAATCAAAAGGTGATGGTTGACCCCGGGCAGACCGGGGTGTGGCTGGGGGCGTGGAGGCCAGCAGTGAGGAGGAGGCAACCATGCTCTGCTGCAGGGGTTCCGTGGCGGTGCGGACGAGCAGCCCGATGTTGTGACCCTCCAATTGGGGGACGTGCGAGAACTTTGACTCCAGAGTTGTGGGAGGAAgtggcaatggcgatggcgaagGCGCTGGGGGCATCTTGCCAATCACCGGATTGAGCCCAAAGGGTGAGCTGGCCCGGTGCGGTGCCTCGATCAGTGGCGCCGGATACTTTCGGGAGGACAGAGGACTGGGCGATCTACTCCGCTGCCAGGTgatctccgctgccggaaggTTCAAGCGCAGAggaggcggtggaggaggtgcaggaggaggaggagaatcTGGAGCTCGCGTGGTCACAATCTCCACGAAGCTGCGCTGACGCTGCAGTTTCTCCGGCTGCTGGTTCTCGGTTCTCTCTGACTTCTCCTCCGCACTCTGGGTGTCCTCCCAGGAGATCTGGCGGGAAATGTACGGACTCCGTATCTCGTAGGTGGCCTTGTAGTTCTCCATGGGCTCGTTGTGCAGGTTGGCGATGCGCCACTGGTCCGCCTTCGTGAGCTTGCTCCAGTTGTTCGGGGAGTAGCGAAGCTCATTGCAAACCGGGCAGCAGATGCTGTGATCGCTGGTGGTGGTATCCTGATGGGAGCATTGCTCATCCTTTTCCTTATCCTCCTTCTGTTCCTCTTCCTTGTGGCACTGACTCTCTGGCTCTGCGTCTGGTTTTGCGTCCTGCTTCGTCTCTTGCTGGGGCGGTTTTCCCGTTGAGAGCTGCTCGTAGTTGGCAATCACATCGGACACATGTCGGTACTCCGCATCTTCCACATCTTCCGtatcctcctcctcatcctcgatGACAACGTGTTGAGCTTTGACCGCAGCTGGCGTCGTCATGTGTTCTACTTGCAATAGTTTCTCCAGATCCTGCTTCTGATGCTGATCCATCGCCAGATCCGGCTGGGGCTGCCCCTGTTGCTTGTCCAGTGCCAGGGCGATTCTGTGCAGGTCCTCGAGGGCTCGTTCCACAATCGGCACATTCTCGGTGATCTCTTCGTTGGCCGCCTCCGCTATGGACTCTTCTTTGGCCACGCTGCCGGGTCTTCCCGATGCACGGCAATAGATCTGACGGAGTATCGCCTGCAGAGGACTCTCCACGGCCAGAATGGGCGACTGGCGCGAGGAGAACATGTCCCACAATTCGTTGTGGCCGCTTTCTGGTTTGATCTGCAGAGATGCTGGAGCAagaggcggtggtggtggtggtggtggaggaggtggagtgGCAGTGACAGCGCCTTCGACTGTGGGCACAGGAGTGGTTTGGACACTCCGTTGCAGTGCCATCTTGGCGTTTTCCATGTAGGTATCTATCTGACGCAGGTGCTCCGCTATGGACTGCTGTATGTGGGCATACTTTGCTTCCAGCTGCGAAATCTCCACATGAGCCTCGTGTTGCTTCTCCGCCTCTGATTCCGTCGCCGTTTCCGTGCTGTAGACTCCGCCCTGGCGACGGGCTTGCTTGGCCCTGGCCACTGATTCCTCGCCGGACTTGGGCCGCATCTTGGGAGGGACTGGCattggcggcggtggtggaggtggtggagtGGGAgcactgttgctgttggttgtTGTCCTGGCCATACTGGCCTGCCGCTGGAGCAGCTTGATGCCACTGGTTGCGCTTACATAGGTGGTGCCACAGGGAGCATGGGCATTGGATGCATCCTCCATCTCCTGCTGGTCCTGCTGCAGGTAGGTGCAGGCGTCGTCGTAGATCTGCTGGGCACTCggctgaagctgaagatcGCCCGATGCCTCAACGCGGACTGGTATGATGCGAGTGGCGGCGGTACCAGCGCCCAGCTCCTGGCTCGGACTCTGACTGGGACggccggtgccggtgctggtgctggccagggccagagccatctgctgctgccgcttgaCTGCCAGGCTGTCAATTACCGCTGGTGACTTTCTTGGCAAGCCCTCGATCTGGGCGGCAGCTGCTTGGGCTTCTCTGGGTATCGGTGGCAGCGGAACGGCCTCCAAGTCCACCTCTTGGCTGGTAGCGaccttgggcttgggcttgggcttgtcCTCCTCTTCGCTATCGGCCTCGTTGTCGTAGGAGATCTTCACTTCGGTGGCTAGCTTGATGCATCTGCGCTGGACCTTCGGCACCTTCGTGGATCGTGGCTTGGGCGGCGGCAGCTCTGgagctccagctgctgccaccgTCCGCTTGCGGGAGCGTCCGCGGTCCAGGGAGTAGGCCTGTCGCTTGGGCCTTGGCCTGTAAGGAGTGATCGTGAGTGTTGTGGGCGTTGTGGGTCGCTTGTGGGCCAGCTGCTCGTAGTACTCGCATCGGGGGGCCACCAGACCCAGATCTACATCGGCTGCTTTGGTCTCCGGGGCAGAGAAGCCCTTCGCAACAGGCGTCTGGTGGTAGACCTGGGCCAACTGCAGTTCCGTGGTTCTAAGAGGTGTGATTGGACGCTCCTTGGAGCCCTCTCGTTGCCTCTGTTCGCGCACCTGCTTGGCCGTGGGTTCGATGATCATCGTCGGACTCTGGAACTTCTCGCGCAGCGCCTCAATGCTGTGCGAAGCACTAGAGGGGATGTGGCTCAGATCCGGGCTGCTTGCGGTTATTGCCACCGCTTCCGCCTCCGTAGGCGGCCAGCTGTGATCCCGCTTGAGCATATGTCGCTTGGTGGCCATGCGATTGATCTTGAGCACCGTGTCCCGGTCAATGGTGATGTCCTGCTGGTGGCTGAGGTAGTGGGTCTTGATCTggtccagcagctgctggtgcAGCGTATGATGCAGGCCATCGCCATCGCGCTGTCGCGTGCGACTCTGTCTTTCTTGGGGGTAAAAGTCTTTGGGGGCATGGTTTTTCAATCAATTAAAGTTTGCTGCACAATCAATACGGAGTCTGGACAGGGCACTGTgagtgggcgtggctgtgTTTGTTGAATGCTTTACACTGTTTAACATACTTTCTGTTTTGTGTGGACACAAGACATGCACTAAACGATACACTAAAATGGCTGGAAAGGTTTAATCTTACCGCATTTGGCTTGCTGCTCTTCCTCTTCGACAGCTCTTAGAACGGCCGAATTGGCAAGGTTCAGGGGCTTGGCGATTTGATCGTCGACTTCAATCctgaaaatattgtatttaaatatacatttttttagtaaaaataatgaataaattgCGGAAAAGTGAATTTgaataatacaatttaaattttcactGTTCTAACGGATTCCACTGCTTGGCAGTCCAAAAAGTACTGCCTTGCCGATGCAAAAGCTTTACACACAAATAGGATGCACTGCTTCCACTGCTTGCACTGCTTCAAGCTGTGCGTTTGTGcaagaaattgaaaattgttggTTCGTATCCTGCCAACGTTCATTTTATTCTCTATTTTTCGtataaattattcattttaaatatgttttttatgttaaattaaatatatgcaGTTTTTTTAAACTAATTTCCATTCAAACTATTCAAACTAATTGAGGTTTTATGATGAATTTCTGTTAAAATTAACGGGAAAACAGGAAAGTTAACATGAAAAAGCTAAATGTATAGGAAATATCTGATTGAATATGAAAAGACAAAGACCTTTTACCCTACCACGAGTTGCCATGCCTTCTGCACGGGTTTGTTTATTAATAGGGATATGCTCTGTCTCTCGTCTTATAGTTCTGCTATTCCTATGGGCATAAATTATTCCCTGTCCCAGCGTCAGAAAACTCTACCTGCCACAGCAACACCACATCCTTCTCCTGGTCTGGCATTGAAATTCGCGTGCGCGCACCTCGACCCACGCTGACCCCAAAAGAAGCGGATGGTAATCGACTCTGACAAGCACTTCGCTGCGCCAGTGGATATAAAAGCGCCTGGCAGTGTCTGCCAATGCATCCACATCCCGAACAGCGTCTTGGCTGGCAACTTGTCTTTGACCGGAACAGTCTACTCCAAAGAGCTACTTCAGAAACCCATGATGGCCGCCACCTCCACCAAGATGCAAATGCTAGTCTccgtgctcctgctgctcgtGTCCCTCTGCAGCTGGAGCCACGGGGTGCCCAGCAAGCGATCCAGCAGGCTGTGCGGCGACAAGCTGTCCGAAGCCATGGACATGATGTGCCCCAATGGGTTCAATGCCCGAATTCCCCACAAGCGCGGCTTACGTGAGTATTCCATCGAAAACTTCGACGGCAAAGGCAACTACTggctttttggttttggttttgtttcggtttcggcttCAACTCCCCTTTGCAACGATTCACATTCGCACACCTTCCCTTGCAGTGGATCTGTTCGATTACGTGGACCACATGTCCGAGCCGGCACTGGATGATGCGGACACCGCTGATGATGCGGCGGCCGTGGGTGCGGTCCTGCCCGAGGGTGTTCGGCTCCCCTGGCGGCACAACTCCCTAATGTCTACCAGGCGCCAAATGCGCGGAATTGTGAACGAATGTTGTGCCAAGTCGTGCACCATCTATGAGATCAAGGCCTACTGCAAGTGAGGGGCACACACGGAacacagcaccagcaccagcaccggaaccagcaccagcacccaCTGAAACCTGCACCAATTGAGAACTGATACAACTCCCACCCGCCCAACTAGAAGCTAAACAAATTGTTACGATATTtgatatatgtacgtgtagatagagagagactcAAATGAATATATTATGATGCTCTCAGGAGCTGTTGCAAGAAAAAGGGAATTTAAATTGGATTGGGGGACCCAAAAGCAGAAATTGGGGATTGGATGCGTCCGAGGCTGCCTTTAAAGATGGCCAAAACAAGTTGTATCTTAAAGGAAAAGATTCCGATTATTTCGTGGCTAAGAACTGTGGCTAAAACCGTCTGAAGTGGGCTTTCGAGTGTGATTATCAGGGAAACATTATTATCTTTTTTGGCAGATAACAAGCGAGATAAATGTAACGCAAGCAACAATGCAGAAAAATGTGGCAAGTAAAGTGATAAAGAAAGATGTTCAAGAATGTGTTTACGAATTAGTTGAAAGCTTCTAATCAGAGGAATGCTTCCAAAAGGGCCATTCGCAGCGAAAAACCCCATAAAGTCCACTTTTATTAAAGTTTTTACATTTGACACTAAACTCGATGATTAATCCCTCGAAAGCTAACACTCCCCTGTGGCATCGGTatcggtatctgtatctgtatctggcaTCCGTCAACTTTAATTAGTTGATTAATTCCGACTAATCACAAATATTAACAGACACTTTCATTTGCAGAGCacacaaatactcgtatttggcCCCccgaaaataaatagaaattaaTTTCGTTGATTTCTAAATAAGAtttggccaaatatttgcccaTATAATTACGAGTGAGGCGAGTACTTCGTTGAGAAAGTTATTTATGGGCAGATGAGATTTGCTGATAAATGTTTTGGCACTTTTTTAGGAAAAGGATTAATTGAGTGGTGTTtcgtgccccatgccccacgccgcATGTCCCTTGCCCCGTGAATCAGCCCCTCATGAGTGGGCAGCCAGTCAACGAGATGCATCACAACTTTTGGCTAGGCGCCTGCCTCTTGTTTGTTGATATTGTTGTTGCACTTGTTGTAACGGTGCCCAATTTGGTTCGTGTGACTCATTCGAATTGCTGACGTCTTTACTTTGCTGCCcctgtgccagtgcctgtgctgtgctgcgctGTGCTATGTGTGTTACGGGTTACATAAAAGCGTATCTTAAAGATTCACGTACATTTTGAATGGCAGTTAAATGGAAGTTGCTCCAGGGGCAGACGCAGACCCTGGCTCAGCTGTCTCTCGGCAAAAGTTTACCCTAAATGGGGGAAACACCTCACACGAGCACACGAGCCGCACGCACACGCGAATGTGTTtgaaagttttcaattttttttttggtaattaaaTTGCCAGCTACTGTtgcctgtgctgctgctgctgctactgttgctgttgcacacGTTTTGTCGCACGCATAGTCCCCGTATAACTGAAAGCCACTTAAAGTTTTTGCTCACCCGAGCAGATCTCAGCAGATCTTAGGTTGGGGTCTCCCAGGGGGGtaggtgggaggggggggtgtGCCAGGCCGGTTTATTTAAACAACAATTGCAAACAACAATGAAAGAGATAgtgttgttgcagcagcagcagccgcagcagcagcagcagccacaaataCTTGTACAATTTCAAGTCTAAAGCATCTTTGAGATACGCgtcgcagtcgctgctgctgctgctgtcgctgcatATAAAGCTTTTTGGTAATTACAATTAAACGTCAAAGCATTTAATTGTGGAGGTTGTCTCTGTGTCGCCTCTCTGAAtttgagagagggagagacacaAAAAGTTggtgtagctgtagctgtcgctgtcgctgtcgctgtttttgtctctgcctctgtcacTGGTGCAGTCGTTGCCGCGCTGCAATGAGCATGGCTATCCCCCCTCTCCACACCAAATTGATGTGTTTTGTACACCTGTTCTTGGGGGCAGGCAGACAGCATATAAGTACACGACAGAATAACAGCTAAATAGATATACAATCCGCCCAGACCCCTACCCCATACCCCAAaacccatgccccatgccccatcccCTCTCCTTTTATGGGCACTTTTCATCAGCCTTTGGCACTGGCTGATGACTGCCTTTCATCTTGTCTATAAAATTATgcatttaaatgtttaataatCATTTCAGTTCAGGGCGCCACACGCCCAAACGACTACTCACCCCTCGCCGCCGAAGGCCTTCAGCTCGCGGTTCAACGTGGCCTTGACGTTCTCCTGGGAGTAGAGGCCCATTGGGGAGTTGAACTGCTTGTGCACCAGCTTCCGTTGTAGGGCGGCCATTTTGATATCTCCTTTGCTCtggtttcttttcttttttccaacTGCTTTTCCTCTGCTGCTTGTCGCTGCTTGTTGCTGCTTGCTTCTGCTTGCTGTTTgagtttggctttggctttggcttttcttCCTCTCTtattctctttctttcttctgaTGCTGTTCGGGTTTCTTCAAAAAGTTTTTCGAAAAATAttgttgataaaaaatatttttttaaattttctgccCCAAACTCTTCTGCAGTTTTTTCTCGTAGTAAAAACTTCTGTGTGGGACTTGGATCCGCTTATCGTTTTAAGAGTGGTTTACAAGTTGTTGctctttttgttggtgttcTCTGGTTTCTGGTTGCTTGTGgctgttctgttgttgttgctgttgttgttgttggaaaaCAGAATTCCAAACACTTTTCAGTTTTCCCCCACTTCAGCTTTCAGTTTCTGTTGGACTTAATGTTAATCGTTAATTGTCGGTCGTTGTTCGTTCtgtaattgaaaatgcaaaaaagggAAACTGGATGAGTGCGGGAGCGGcaatgggaacgggaatggaaatggtatAAACAGGAATTTAATTTGTACAAAAGTTGATGGAAGGAATACAAGTTTAATCGGGGATAGTCTTTGTGAGAGAGCTGGCTGCACACAATCCATATTGTTTAATGCTCAGACTACAGGTTTGTGCATTTGCAACTTTTAATGATAATCGAACAAAGCCAGGAGCCTTACAAAGTAACTTTTCGTTCGTTTCTGATTATAGTTTCCCTTAGCCAGATATGTATGCTTTCACTTAGCACTGTTCTATAGTTGTCTTTAAGGTTCTGCGACAAGTTGCAGCTCAAAATTTGAAAGCCCAAGGGGAATATCCCAGTATACGCTCCGACAAACGGACAGAGGGACATCATTATATCGACAAAGCTATTGACACTTTCCAAGGTTGAAATGAATTCATTCTCAACATTGAAAACACCTGGCCATCAATTATATTTTCaccattcaaatatttaaatttatataagCCACAGACGTGTTGCATTTGCAGATAAATCAAGTTAATTgagagaaatatatgtataaaaaccactgtttttatttaataatatattaatatatctTAATTTGGAATCGaagtacatatgtgcatatatgtacatatgtatgtatgtatgtatgtacattgtcACATAGTCGTTTCAAGCAGACcccttacatacatatatacttgtAATCACGAAATGCTATATATTTGTTCAATGAGTTTTTTGTGGAATttgttgattgattgattgattaatgATGACAAATACAAGGAttttgaaaattgttcaacaaattgagagagagagagaaagaggggaaATCTGGTCAAGACAACTTTTCAGAGTTTTCCACCAAAACGAATACACTTTTGATAGCAGCACAAAAACACTTCAATGCCAGCACTACTATTTATACAACACAcgtaaaaaaaagaatatatacGAGGAATTGTATGCACTGGAATCATTGGATCTGTTCCGATTTTACAGCTGCTGCTCACAAATTACACAcggaaaaaaaaccaaaaaaaatcttaaagataaagatatacTATAACTATATGATTTTTTCCAATTTGCTGCGACTCACTCACTTCTGTCACATTGAGAAATGTATCTTAAACTAATTTGAGAGCACTGCTTGCTgggcaaaaaaacaaaaaggaacaaaaatatacatgtgtatatattatatgggATTTAGTGTTGTTTTTGGGGCCTAAAAATAGAGGCCAAGACAGCGgcaaaaaatattgaaatgtgctcaatttttttttgctcataCTCatattttccacacacactcgaCTCGATTCAGATGGTAtcttctctcgctctcgctctggctctggctctcaaCGTGTATGTGTACGTCTTTCGGCCCCTTTCTTTTAGCCGCACACtatctttctgtctttctatCTACATATCTGTCTGCTGTTTGCTCTATTTTGAAATTCCCGCCTTGTGTGTCACCTCAAATAAAATTAGCAGCTGTGAGGAAAAGCAAAGATATTATTGTTCAGATTTGCGTCATTTCCActgatgtacatatgtatgtacacttGTGTTCGACGGAAAATGTATCAAAATCCGCATCAGAGAtggaaaatgtatgaaaatcataatcatcatcatcaaaagagaagagaagagaagataagagagaagagaagagagacaGCAGAAGATGGAGAGTGCGAGGGAGCGGCTGATTGTTGAAAATGGTtggaaaatgcaataaaagacACTTGAAATAATCGTAATGAAGTATTTTGGTGTGTTTGCTCGTATTTTATGCGTTTTAATTgagctgcttttgcttttgcctcgGCCGCGGTTGCATGCCACGTCGTGGCAGCTGCCACACAGCTgctacggctgctgctgtggcaatCGTGGCACCCGGAAACGGCACCCAAGAATCGCACAAATTAATCaacatttaataaaatattatgcAAATTACAGCACAAAAGGCAGGAAgccagtggcaatggcagtggcagagccagagccagagccagagcggcAAGAGCTTGCCACTTGATGTCCCAATTAAAGTTTAACAcaacccgcacacacacaccagcacacag
The sequence above is a segment of the Drosophila pseudoobscura strain MV-25-SWS-2005 chromosome X, UCI_Dpse_MV25, whole genome shotgun sequence genome. Coding sequences within it:
- the LOC6900735 gene encoding bromodomain-containing protein 4B isoform X3, giving the protein MAALQRKLVHKQFNSPMGLYSQENVKATLNRELKAFGGEGIEVDDQIAKPLNLANSAVLRAVEEEEQQAKCDFYPQERQSRTRQRDGDGLHHTLHQQLLDQIKTHYLSHQQDITIDRDTVLKINRMATKRHMLKRDHSWPPTEAEAVAITASSPDLSHIPSSASHSIEALREKFQSPTMIIEPTAKQVREQRQREGSKERPITPLRTTELQLAQVYHQTPVAKGFSAPETKAADVDLGLVAPRCEYYEQLAHKRPTTPTTLTITPYRPRPKRQAYSLDRGRSRKRTVAAAGAPELPPPKPRSTKVPKVQRRCIKLATEVKISYDNEADSEEEDKPKPKPKVATSQEVDLEAVPLPPIPREAQAAAAQIEGLPRKSPAVIDSLAVKRQQQMALALASTSTGTGRPSQSPSQELGAGTAATRIIPVRVEASGDLQLQPSAQQIYDDACTYLQQDQQEMEDASNAHAPCGTTYVSATSGIKLLQRQASMARTTTNSNSAPTPPPPPPPPMPVPPKMRPKSGEESVARAKQARRQGGVYSTETATESEAEKQHEAHVEISQLEAKYAHIQQSIAEHLRQIDTYMENAKMALQRSVQTTPVPTVEGAVTATPPPPPPPPPPPLAPASLQIKPESGHNELWDMFSSRQSPILAVESPLQAILRQIYCRASGRPGSVAKEESIAEAANEEITENVPIVERALEDLHRIALALDKQQGQPQPDLAMDQHQKQDLEKLLQVEHMTTPAAVKAQHVVIEDEEEDTEDVEDAEYRHVSDVIANYEQLSTGKPPQQETKQDAKPDAEPESQCHKEEEQKEDKEKDEQCSHQDTTTSDHSICCPVCNELRYSPNNWSKLTKADQWRIANLHNEPMENYKATYEIRSPYISRQISWEDTQSAEEKSERTENQQPEKLQRQRSFVEIVTTRAPDSPPPPAPPPPPPLRLNLPAAEITWQRSRSPSPLSSRKYPAPLIEAPHRASSPFGLNPVIGKMPPAPSPSPLPLPPTTLESKFSHVPQLEGHNIGLLVRTATEPLQQSMVASSSLLASTPPATPRSARGQPSPFDFSVDSSKFRSLAASEDESEPSRQPSVRDFNVNRSFDNVSPRPYLGIEGYKRVAWPPASEERIIREFTPQPQTQSPAPGAGGYYPQPTAAAPQPSAVPAQGPIYNNVQPRSTPTPQPRATQPQVQAQAPQQQFQYGSTPAQGPVPSQYPDQSYPHDQQPVQYTQAQFNRQSSRELVQAPAPAAASDAYPNYQSNYQRQPSQEPLMALDNTGGGWKPIRAPLPKSHHDYTPAGGAPYQGSAPQQQQRPAYLQQQPQYGSQQQPQSQSVAPQWQQQQPAASQQPAPQWQQQQQQQPSPQWQQQQYQAQPLAQAQAPYQAPAQPSYQTSPYQQAPPQQHQQQQPSYYPQQNGGSTYAQPQYNSYSQPQQQQQQLPYSQDQTDQQQQQQHQVPVAFAGQDAGYRGASPGIITLRKEAPVSQQSAPVYTSQPAAVSYQGGSKLRGDLKWPPPEYKEAAARENEERRQLALGPVCRPRKNNFRQDYTSFFAKHQLNNAYPSYKVPPGTQHMFA
- the LOC6900735 gene encoding protein piccolo isoform X12, which produces MAALQRKLVHKQFNSPMGLYSQENVKATLNRELKAFGGEGIEVDDQIAKPLNLANSAVLRAVEEEEQQAKCDFYPQERQSRTRQRDGDGLHHTLHQQLLDQIKTHYLSHQQDITIDRDTVLKINRMATKRHMLKRDHSWPPTEAEAVAITASSPDLSHIPSSASHSIEALREKFQSPTMIIEPTAKQVREQRQREGSKERPITPLRTTELQLAQVYHQTPVAKGFSAPETKAADVDLGLVAPRCEYYEQLAHKRPTTPTTLTITPYRPRPKRQAYSLDRGRSRKRTVAAAGAPELPPPKPRSTKVPKVQRRCIKLATEVKISYDNEADSEEEDKPKPKPKVATSQEVDLEAVPLPPIPREAQAAAAQIEGLPRKSPAVIDSLAVKRQQQMALALASTSTGTGRPSQSPSQELGAGTAATRIIPVRVEASGDLQLQPSAQQIYDDACTYLQQDQQEMEDASNAHAPCGTTYVSATSGIKLLQRQASMARTTTNSNSAPTPPPPPPPPMPVPPKMRPKSGEESVARAKQARRQGGVYSTETATESEAEKQHEAHVEISQLEAKYAHIQQSIAEHLRQIDTYMENAKMALQRSVQTTPVPTVEGAVTATPPPPPPPPPPPLAPASLQIKPESGHNELWDMFSSRQSPILAVESPLQAILRQIYCRASGRPGSVAKEESIAEAANEEITENVPIVERALEDLHRIALALDKQQGQPQPDLAMDQHQKQDLEKLLQVEHMTTPAAVKAQHVVIEDEEEDTEDVEDAEYRHVSDVIANYEQLSTGKPPQQETKQDAKPDAEPESQCHKEEEQKEDKEKDEQCSHQDTTTSDHSICCPVCNELRYSPNNWSKLTKADQWRIANLHNEPMENYKATYEIRSPYISRQISWEDTQSAEEKSERTENQQPEKLQRQRSFVEIVTTRAPDSPPPPAPPPPPPLRLNLPAAEITWQRSRSPSPLSSRKYPAPLIEAPHRASSPFGLNPVIGKMPPAPSPSPLPLPPTTLESKFSHVPQLEGHNIGLLVRTATEPLQQSMVASSSLLASTPPATPRSARGQPSPFDFSVDSSKFRSLAASEDESEPSRQPSVRDFNVNRSFDNVSPRPYLGIEGYKRVAWPPASEERIIREFTPQPQTQSPAPGAGGYYPQPTAAAPQPSAVPAQL